GGTGTCCGCACCGGTTACGACGTCGCCGTCGAGGGCCACCGCGAGGGCGCCACCAACCGGGTCGTGCTGCTCTCCGACGCCCTCGCCAACACCGGTGAGACCGACGCGGACGCGATCCTCGCCCGCATCGACGAGGAGCGCAGGGCCCACGGCATCACGCTGTTCGGCGTCGGGGTCGGCAGCGAGTACGGCGACGACTTCATGGAGCGGCTCGCCGACAAGGGCGACGGCCACACGACGTACGTCTCCACCCCCGAGCAGGCCCGGAAGGTCTTCGTCGACCAGCTGCCCGCCCATGTCGAGCTGCGCGCCCGCGACGCCAAGGCGCAGGTGGCCTTCGACGCGCGGACCGTCGAGAAGTTCCGGCTGATCGGGTACGAGAACCGGGAGGTCGCCGACGAGGACTTCCGGAACGACCGGGTGGACGGCGGCGAGGTCGGCGCCGGCCACACCGTCACCGCGCTGTACGCCGTGAAGACCCGGTCCGGGGCGACGGGCCGCGTCGCCACCGCCACGGTCCGCTGGCTCGACCCGGCGACCCGGGCGCCGCACGAGCGCTCCGGCACGGTCGAGGTCGAGAAGCTCGCCAAGGGACTGTGGGACGGCGGCCACGACAGCCTCCAGCTGACCGCGATCACCGCCTACTTCGCGGACGCGCTGCGCGGCGGCGACCTGCCGGGCGACCCCGGGCTCACGGCGCTCGCGGAGCGGGCGGAGGCGATCGCGGGACGGTCGGGATCGGCGGTGGTCCGGGAGCTCGCCGAGGCGGTCCGGCAGGCCGAACGGCTGCTCGGGCCGGCCGCGGGGCCGGGCGAAGGCGCTTCAGGGGAAGGCGAGTTGCGATCGGGTGACCCATACAGCTAACCCGGACAGCTGACCCGTACGACTGACGCGTGGGGCGGGTGGGAGGCCAGAATGGCCGCATGGCCACCCTGCTGCTCGCCCTCGCCGTCGGATGCACCGGGCTCTACGCCGGTTTCATGCTGATCTTCCAGACCGGGATCATGCCCGCCCTCGCCCGCCTGACGGACGCCGAGTTCGTCACGGCGATGCGCCGGATCAACGAATGCGTCCCGAGGGCCGTGTTCCTGCTCGTCTTCTTCGGGGTCGTCGCGTTCCCCGTCGCCGCCTTCCTCGTCCCCGCCGACGGACGCACGGACACCCAGAAGTGGCTCGTCCTGGCCGGGCTCGTGGCCGCGGCGCTCAACCACCTGGTCACCGTCGCCGGGAACGTCCCGCTGAACGTGGCCCTCGCCGCGTCGGAGCGCCCGGGAGAGTCGGCCGGGGAGGACCCGGCGGCGGTGCGGGCCGCCTTCGAGAAGCGGTGGAACGGATTCCACCGGGTCCGTACGGCCCTGATCGTCGTCTCGTTCGGACTGCTCACCGCCGCCGCCGTGCTCTGAACCGTACCCACCGGGCGGTTTCTGGCGTGAAGTAGCGGTTGAGGACCCCTCTGACGTCCGCGAGAGCCCTTCGAAAGCGTACCCCTGAGTCCTGAAACAGTCTTTCGGAGGGCAAAGGTCTGAGCCAGTGACGAAATCCTGACGCCGAAATATCCCCTCAAATGGGGTGAAGCACCCCGATATCACGGGTCAGGTTTCCGTACCCTCCGGTTTCTTATTGACATGCCTACGGGGGTCTTTTCTAATCAACGAGGGTCATCCCGCGCGCAGACACCGCACAGGCACTGAGGGGGCAAGGTGGACGTCCGGATCCTGGGGGGACTGTCGGTACGGGAGAACGGCGTGTCCATCACCCCGACGGCAGCCGCACCGAGGCAGCTGCTCGCCCTGCTCACCGCCAGCGCCGACCAGGTCGTCCCCGTGACGGTCCTGACCGAGGAGCTCTGGCCCTCGGGCGCCCCGCGCGGCGCCCGGGCCGAACTCCAGTCCCATATAGCGGAGCTGCGGAGGCTCGTCGCGAGCGCGCTGAACGGCGCCGACCCGGCGGAGCCCCGCCAGGGCTGGACCGACCGGCGCACCGCCGACGCGGTCCTCGTCGCCCAGCCCGGCGGCTACCGCCTCGACACCGGCGGCGGCGTCCACGACGTCTGGCAGTTCGAGCGCGCGGCGGGCGCCGGATACCGGGCCATGGAAGCGGGCGACCTTCCACGCGCCGCGCTCCGCCTCGGCGAGGCGCTCGCCCTGTGGCGCGGCGAGCCGTACGCGGGCGTCGCGGCGGGCCCCCGGCTCCGCCGCGAGATCGAACGCCTCGAAGCCTCGCGCCTGAGCGTGCTCGACCAGTGGGTCGAGGCGCAGCTGGGCCTCGGCCACCACGCCGAGCTGGTCTCCGAACTCTCCGGCCTCGTCGCCCACTACCGCACCAACGAACCCCTGCACGCCCACTACATGGTCGCCCTGCTGCGCTGCGGCCACCACGACGAGGCCCTCACCGCGTACGAGCGGTTGCGGGCGGCCCTCGAGGGGGAGGGCGGCATGGAACCCTCGGCGCGCCTGCGCCGGCTCCACCGCTCGGTCCTGACCATGCGGAACACCGCGGGCCGCTCCGTCTTCGACACCCAGGCGCCCGCCTGGACGCCCGCGTGGACCCCCGCCTGGAATGCTGCCGGGATGCCCGCCCGGACACCCGCTCACGTACCCGCCCAGTACACCCCGGCCCGGTCCCGTCCCGTCCCCGTGGGCTCCCTCGTCTGAGGGAGCGGCGGGACCTCGGGAACGAAGTACGTCAGGTCGCCGTTGTGGACGTGCGGCAGGTCGCTGTTGACCGACTCCCGAAGCCGAAATAGTTTCGGCGAACAGGAGGGGTTTCCACCGAGATGCCCCATTTCGCTCTACTCCGGGGGTGGAGACCATGACCTCGCACGGCGCGGACGCAGCCGGCGGTGCCGACGCGCTGCTCACGGTCCTCGAACTGCTCGCCGGACAGGCCCCGGCCGCCCGCTACGACGCCCTCCTCGACGAGGCCCGCCTGGCCGGTCTCTCCGGCGAGGCACTCGAACGGCTGGAGCGGGCCGTGAAGCTCGCCGGCCAGGCCCGCTCCGAAAGCGAGGACGGCGCGCGCCGCGAGGCCGGACTCGCCGCCCTCACCGACACCGCGCGCGACCTGACCTTCTCGTACGACCTCGACAGCCTGCTCCGCGTCATCACGCGCCGAGCCCGCCGGCTCCTCGGCCTCGACATGGCGTTCGTGACGCTGCGGGGACAGCACGGCCGCTGCTACGTCCACACCACCGAGGGCGCCCGCGCCGGACTCGACACCGGCCCCGGCCGCACGACCGGACCGCGCCTCGCCCCCGGGTTCACGATCGCCGAGGGGTACGGACTCGGCGGCGCCGTCCAGCTCCACGGCGAGCCCGTCTGGACCGCCGACTACCTCGCCGACGAGCGCTTCGCCCCCTCGGGCTCCCTCGACGCAGGCGTCCACGCGCCCGCCTTCGACGAGGCCGCCGAGGCCGCCGTCCGCGGCGAAGGGCTGCACGCCATCATGGCCGCGCCCCTGCGCAGCGGCGACGCCGTGATCGGCGTGCTGTACGGCGCGGACCGGCGCGTCCGCGACCACACCTCCGAAGAGCTCGGCCTCCTCGCCGCGCTCGCCGACCTCGCCGCGCTCGCCGTCGAGAAGGCGGGACTCCTCGACCGGACCCGCGCCGAGGTCTCCGAACTGGAGCGGGACAGCTCCCGCGTACGGACCAGCCTCACCCGGATGCGGCACGTCAGCGAGGCCCACAGCCGCATCATGAACCTCGTCCTCGCGGGCGGCGACCTGGGGAACGTGGCCAAGGCCGCGGGCGACGCCCTCGACGCGACCGTCCTCGTCCGCGACCAGGGCGGCCGCGCCCTCGCCGGCGGGGACATCCCCGGCCTCGACGAGGAGGCCGTCGCCAAGGCCTCGCTCGACGCGCACGCCCGCCGCCGCCCGGTCCCCGCCGACGACGACACCTGGGTCGCCCCGGTCATCGCCGGCTCCGAGGACCTCGGCGGTCTGGTGATCCGCGCCGCGAGCGGGCTCACCGGCGAGGACGAACGGCTCCTCGAACTCGCCGCCCAGTCCGTCGCCTTCCTCCTCCTGATGCGGCGCTCCACGGCCGTCGCCGAGGGGCCCGTACGCGACGAACTCCTCGACGACCTCATCGCCGACCCGCCGCACGCGCCGCAGCAGATCGCGCAGCGGGCCCGCCGCCTCGGCGTCGACCTGCGCCGACCGCACGTCCTCGTGCTGGCCAGACCGGAAGGCGGCGAACAGGGCCGGGCGGTCGTGTGGGCGTCCTCGTACGCGTACCGCCTCTCCGGCCTGAAGACCGTGCAGGGCGGGTGCATCGTGCTGCTGCTCCCCGGCATCGACGCCTCCGCCGCCGCCAAGGCCGTCGCCGCCGAACTGTCCCCGCTGCTCGGCCACCCCGTCTCCGTCGCCGCCGCCGGACCCGCGACGAGCCCGGACGGCGTCGGACGGATGCACCTGGAGGCCCAGCGCTGCCTCGACGCGATGAGCGCCCTGGGCGGCACCGGTTCGGCCGCCTCCGTGCACGACCTGGGCTTCCTCGGGCTGCTGCTCTCCGACGACCACGACGTGGAGGGCTTCGTCGAGGGGGCGATCGGGCCCGTACTCGACTACGACGCCGAACGGTTCACCGACCTCACCCGCACCCTGGAGGCGTACTTCGCCTCCGGCGGCAGCCCGACCAACGCGGCCGAGGCGCTGCACGTCCACCCCAACACGGTCTCGCGCCGACTGGAACGGATCGGCGAACTCCTCGGCCCGGAGTGGCAGAAGCCGGGCCAGGTCCTGGAGGTCCAGCTCGCCCTGCGCCTCCAGCGCACCCGCGAGGTCCTCTCCCGGGGCCGCGCCACGACCGACCCGACCCGCCCGGCCGCTCCGTAGGAGCAGCGGGCGGGCCGGGGCAGTCGGTCGGTCCCGGTCAGCTCGCCTTGCGTCGCGACCCGTACCCTGAGTCGTAGGCGGAGTCCCAGTCCGACGAGGCCAGGAGCGTCGCCGCGTGGGCCGCCGAGGCCAGCGTGATGTGGCGGTGCCAGCCGCGGAACGAACGGCCCACGAAGTCCCGCAGCCCCGCCCCCTCGCCGACCTCCACGAAGTCCCGCTCCACCCGCCGCGCGAGCTTGGTCAGCCGCAGCAGGGAGCCGACGGGGGACTGGGTCAGATCGCTGATCCACACCCGGGCAGGGGCCCGCCGCGGGTCGTCCCACTCGCCCAGCAGCACCAGGGGCCGCATCCGCTCGCCGCCCGGCGTGGGCAGCGCGACCCGTACCGCCGTGGCGAGCGACGTCCGCGAGGTCCGCACACCGGCCACCGTGTCCACCCAGCTCACCGGCCTGCGCAGGCCCTTGAGCGACTCCAGGATCTGCACCGCGGACAGCGGACCCGCGCCGAAGCCCGGCAGCGAACGGTCCGCGATCGCCAGCCGCGAACCCGGACCGATCCGCGCCACGACGGGAACCCCGGCCCCGGCGAGCCGGGTGAGTGCCGCGCGGCCCGCGCCGCCGCGGATGTCGAGGAGCACCGGCTTGCGGGTGACGTCCGACCAGCGGGCGGTGTCGAGCGCCGCGGCGACCGCGCACTCCTCCAGCGTCTCCTCGCCGGCCTCCTGGGGGACCTCCGCGCGGTCGCGCCGCGTACGGTCGTTGACCCACGGGTCCGGCAGGAACAGCCGCCAGTTGACGGGGACGCTGAGCTCGTCGCTCGCGAACCACACCCCGAACGCCTGCTGGCCGTGGAAGACCTGACCGCGCTCCGGGTCGAAACGCCGGTCCACGCCCACCGAGTGCTCCCCGGCCTTCGGGATCGGCATCGGCCGGACCACCCAGGCCTGCGGGCAGCTGTTCCGCTCCAGGAACCGGCCGAGCGCGGCCCGCATGGGCTGCCAGTCCCAGGTGGAACTGGAGACGAAGTGGTGCAGGCTCTGCTCGGCGGCCGGCCCGCCTATCTGCGCGGCGATGTTACGGATCGACTTGCGGCCCTGCGCGGTGAGCAGACCGTAGAGGTACTGCTCGGCCTTCAGGCGCTGGTCGCGCCGCGGGAAGCCGGAGAAGAGCGCGGAACACAGCTCGGCGTAGGCCTCCTCGCCCGAACCGGCCGCACCGACGGGCATGGTGACGCTCAGGGGAACCGTCAAGGACGAGACGGCCCCGGTGGTGGCCCTGCGCTTGGTTGCGACGGATGTACTCACGACACTCCTGCCCGAAGGTTGCGCAGCTCCCTCCCGCTGCTCCACCACCGTCGCCCGTACCCGCCCCCCGGGACGAGGTGTACCCGGCACCCGAATCGGCCGCCGAATGGTGGCCGGACCACCTCCCCCTACATCACCCCAGGTCACGGCCGTCGCCACCGCCCCGCCCCGGACATGCCCTAGGGGTGTCCGGGGGATCTCCGGAACACCCCGCGGGGGGATCCGACGGATCCCGCGGGGGATCTGACAGACTCACCGGCGCCGCTTGACCCGTCGCGCGGAGTGGCCGGACCATCGCAGAGCGAGGTCGCACGGGCGTCGGCTCCCGGTTAATGCCCCAGGCCGGGAACCGTGCCCGTGCGCCTCGCCTCTACTTCCTCCGCACCCGTGCCCCGTAACCTTCCGGGCATGGGAACACGCGGAGAGACGGCGGTCGTCGGGGTCGTCGCCGCCGGGGGCGCCCTCGGCGCGGCCGCCCGCTACGGGGCCTCGCTCGTCTGGCCCACCCCGGCCCACGC
The sequence above is a segment of the Streptomyces sp. NBC_01255 genome. Coding sequences within it:
- a CDS encoding vWA domain-containing protein — encoded protein: MSRQSAAANGRRRARFRAAIAGVLVAGLAVGGCGASGERSDASHAEKGRTAPGTTGGGGATKPGYVAPGTASPGADAVAPDEGEQRTRPPAPDYLSTFALDVDTASYGYARRSLAEGRLPEPTTVRPEEFVNSFRPDYPRPADNGFGVSLDGARTGTDGWSLVRVGLATRGADRSGARPPAALTFVVDISGSMAEPGRLDLVKESLRLLADELRDDDSFALVTFSDEAETRLPMTRVGEARGRIREVVESLATTSSTNVEAGVRTGYDVAVEGHREGATNRVVLLSDALANTGETDADAILARIDEERRAHGITLFGVGVGSEYGDDFMERLADKGDGHTTYVSTPEQARKVFVDQLPAHVELRARDAKAQVAFDARTVEKFRLIGYENREVADEDFRNDRVDGGEVGAGHTVTALYAVKTRSGATGRVATATVRWLDPATRAPHERSGTVEVEKLAKGLWDGGHDSLQLTAITAYFADALRGGDLPGDPGLTALAERAEAIAGRSGSAVVRELAEAVRQAERLLGPAAGPGEGASGEGELRSGDPYS
- a CDS encoding anthrone oxygenase family protein, with translation MATLLLALAVGCTGLYAGFMLIFQTGIMPALARLTDAEFVTAMRRINECVPRAVFLLVFFGVVAFPVAAFLVPADGRTDTQKWLVLAGLVAAALNHLVTVAGNVPLNVALAASERPGESAGEDPAAVRAAFEKRWNGFHRVRTALIVVSFGLLTAAAVL
- a CDS encoding AfsR/SARP family transcriptional regulator; its protein translation is MSITPTAAAPRQLLALLTASADQVVPVTVLTEELWPSGAPRGARAELQSHIAELRRLVASALNGADPAEPRQGWTDRRTADAVLVAQPGGYRLDTGGGVHDVWQFERAAGAGYRAMEAGDLPRAALRLGEALALWRGEPYAGVAAGPRLRREIERLEASRLSVLDQWVEAQLGLGHHAELVSELSGLVAHYRTNEPLHAHYMVALLRCGHHDEALTAYERLRAALEGEGGMEPSARLRRLHRSVLTMRNTAGRSVFDTQAPAWTPAWTPAWNAAGMPARTPAHVPAQYTPARSRPVPVGSLV
- a CDS encoding helix-turn-helix domain-containing protein gives rise to the protein MTSHGADAAGGADALLTVLELLAGQAPAARYDALLDEARLAGLSGEALERLERAVKLAGQARSESEDGARREAGLAALTDTARDLTFSYDLDSLLRVITRRARRLLGLDMAFVTLRGQHGRCYVHTTEGARAGLDTGPGRTTGPRLAPGFTIAEGYGLGGAVQLHGEPVWTADYLADERFAPSGSLDAGVHAPAFDEAAEAAVRGEGLHAIMAAPLRSGDAVIGVLYGADRRVRDHTSEELGLLAALADLAALAVEKAGLLDRTRAEVSELERDSSRVRTSLTRMRHVSEAHSRIMNLVLAGGDLGNVAKAAGDALDATVLVRDQGGRALAGGDIPGLDEEAVAKASLDAHARRRPVPADDDTWVAPVIAGSEDLGGLVIRAASGLTGEDERLLELAAQSVAFLLLMRRSTAVAEGPVRDELLDDLIADPPHAPQQIAQRARRLGVDLRRPHVLVLARPEGGEQGRAVVWASSYAYRLSGLKTVQGGCIVLLLPGIDASAAAKAVAAELSPLLGHPVSVAAAGPATSPDGVGRMHLEAQRCLDAMSALGGTGSAASVHDLGFLGLLLSDDHDVEGFVEGAIGPVLDYDAERFTDLTRTLEAYFASGGSPTNAAEALHVHPNTVSRRLERIGELLGPEWQKPGQVLEVQLALRLQRTREVLSRGRATTDPTRPAAP
- a CDS encoding IS701 family transposase, with the protein product MSTSVATKRRATTGAVSSLTVPLSVTMPVGAAGSGEEAYAELCSALFSGFPRRDQRLKAEQYLYGLLTAQGRKSIRNIAAQIGGPAAEQSLHHFVSSSTWDWQPMRAALGRFLERNSCPQAWVVRPMPIPKAGEHSVGVDRRFDPERGQVFHGQQAFGVWFASDELSVPVNWRLFLPDPWVNDRTRRDRAEVPQEAGEETLEECAVAAALDTARWSDVTRKPVLLDIRGGAGRAALTRLAGAGVPVVARIGPGSRLAIADRSLPGFGAGPLSAVQILESLKGLRRPVSWVDTVAGVRTSRTSLATAVRVALPTPGGERMRPLVLLGEWDDPRRAPARVWISDLTQSPVGSLLRLTKLARRVERDFVEVGEGAGLRDFVGRSFRGWHRHITLASAAHAATLLASSDWDSAYDSGYGSRRKAS